From Priestia aryabhattai, one genomic window encodes:
- a CDS encoding IucA/IucC family protein: MKIKETNLSVFNKQSWEKANRQLLAKMLQEFMYENIIAPKQLQKQGPIATYQWEDHRGVTYIYQAKQRLFDSFSVLPESIKLTSKTSNPTFSEALQLLISLSEDKGMSSSTAGHLAKEYFHTLIADVHLQNRKSADELADMDYAELEGEMTGHPWITYNKGRIGFGYDDYLRFAPEQKQKIQLSWIAVAKQIASFHSLDTLDFDDVIKQELSGETLAEFEKELTSQDLLAADYYYIPVHEWQWMNVIVPLFAEYIANHLIVPLGEGKDQYLPQQSIRTFVNTTNQDKYHVKLPMSILNTLVYRGLPSERTVIAPQVTQHIKGIRDRDAFLKDTCKVGLLGEVATLNVTQPTFASIKNAPYQYLEMLGVVWRESIYQELEEGEHAITLAALLHVDSEGKALVSSYIEKSGLTPNQWIDALTSAVLPPLLHYLYQYGTVFSPHGQNTVLVLKHNKPVRIIMKDFVDDVNISDQPFEELQQLSLELKKVLRSEEPEGLTQFILTGLFVCHFRYLAIILEEHESVGEADFWKSVREEILHYQASFPHLKERFELFDLLRPTITKLTLNRNRMFDYGYEDDGDRPHASEYGKVRNALHEVSEKAVQ; encoded by the coding sequence ATGAAAATTAAAGAAACGAACCTTTCCGTATTTAATAAGCAATCATGGGAAAAAGCAAATCGGCAGCTTTTAGCTAAAATGCTGCAGGAATTCATGTATGAAAATATTATTGCACCGAAACAACTGCAAAAACAGGGTCCCATTGCTACGTATCAATGGGAAGACCACCGGGGCGTTACGTATATATATCAAGCGAAACAGCGATTGTTTGATAGTTTTTCTGTACTGCCAGAAAGTATTAAGCTAACATCTAAAACGTCAAACCCTACATTTTCGGAAGCCTTGCAGCTATTAATTAGCTTATCTGAAGATAAAGGAATGTCTAGCTCAACCGCAGGTCACTTAGCAAAAGAATATTTTCATACATTAATAGCAGATGTGCATTTGCAAAATCGAAAATCAGCTGATGAATTAGCAGATATGGATTATGCGGAGCTAGAAGGTGAAATGACGGGACACCCTTGGATTACGTACAACAAAGGGCGCATCGGGTTTGGCTATGATGACTATCTTCGGTTTGCACCTGAGCAAAAACAAAAAATTCAGCTTTCATGGATTGCTGTAGCGAAGCAAATTGCTTCATTTCATTCATTAGATACCCTCGACTTTGATGATGTCATAAAGCAGGAGCTAAGCGGTGAGACGCTAGCTGAATTTGAAAAAGAATTAACAAGCCAAGATCTTTTAGCAGCGGACTATTATTATATTCCTGTCCATGAATGGCAGTGGATGAACGTGATTGTTCCATTATTCGCTGAATACATTGCAAATCATTTAATTGTTCCTTTAGGAGAAGGTAAGGATCAGTACTTGCCTCAGCAGTCGATTCGTACATTTGTGAATACAACAAATCAAGATAAATATCATGTAAAGCTTCCAATGAGTATATTAAATACTCTTGTGTACAGAGGACTTCCAAGTGAGCGGACAGTAATTGCGCCTCAAGTAACTCAGCACATTAAAGGCATACGAGATCGTGATGCGTTTTTAAAAGATACGTGCAAAGTAGGGCTTTTAGGCGAAGTGGCTACGTTAAACGTAACTCAGCCGACGTTTGCTTCTATTAAAAATGCGCCTTATCAGTATTTAGAAATGCTGGGAGTGGTTTGGCGTGAAAGCATTTATCAAGAGTTAGAAGAAGGAGAGCATGCGATTACTCTAGCTGCGCTTTTACATGTTGACAGTGAAGGGAAAGCTTTAGTTTCGTCTTATATAGAAAAGTCGGGCTTAACCCCTAACCAGTGGATTGATGCGTTAACCAGCGCTGTTCTGCCGCCGCTTCTTCATTACTTGTATCAATACGGAACTGTATTTTCCCCCCACGGTCAAAATACAGTTCTAGTGCTTAAACATAACAAGCCGGTTCGAATTATTATGAAAGATTTTGTAGACGATGTGAATATTAGCGATCAGCCGTTTGAAGAACTGCAACAGCTATCTCTTGAATTGAAAAAAGTGTTGCGCAGCGAAGAGCCAGAAGGATTGACGCAGTTTATTTTAACAGGGCTATTTGTTTGTCACTTCCGCTATTTAGCGATCATTTTAGAAGAGCATGAAAGCGTAGGAGAAGCGGACTTTTGGAAAAGTGTACGAGAAGAAATTTTACATTATCAAGCATCATTTCCACATTTGAAAGAGCGATTTGAATTGTTTGATTTATTACGTCCAACCATTACGAAATTAACTTTAAATCGAAATCGAATGTTTGATTACGGGTACGAAGATGACGGAGATCGTCCTCATGCAAGTGAATACGGTAAGGTACGGAATGCCTTGCATGAAGTTAGTGAAAAAGCTGTGCAATAA
- a CDS encoding MFS transporter — protein MISARFVFICLFMTMTSEVLLSPFYPQYFTNAFHVDGVTMTSFFIICCRIVVIVMTPLWGMLLKKWKVKHVIVTSLLMTALIKIILSEVATFYGFLATSLVLLVFQSNLYLLYPYLVGGIKNGQKKASAATTYVFIVHTAIIVASLFGSTVIAWEMPLKVYQYFALADIVLAVWLLRIKDSSLKMEKTPAYIQSINEPIFFYLLAIFFFHFGHNVIRPYFTLFTNDTYGVSSQGSALLYVTPSIMAIVLKLTIPTKLFNGKVIPLFYSVTGASVLLLCLQAYAGHLSMFIISRILYGAGFYLSMVILDIYLFQKSKQAAAYYYSWLIAVQNIALLIAPLLALEISKVNLAFPLVAGAAALLAANAVMPLRNKTIPILRQVKENEG, from the coding sequence ATGATTTCTGCGCGCTTTGTTTTTATCTGTTTGTTTATGACCATGACATCAGAGGTATTATTATCACCATTTTATCCACAGTATTTTACAAATGCTTTTCATGTAGATGGAGTCACGATGACGTCTTTTTTCATTATTTGCTGCCGGATTGTGGTCATTGTCATGACACCTTTATGGGGAATGCTGCTTAAGAAGTGGAAAGTAAAACACGTAATCGTAACGTCACTTCTAATGACAGCCTTAATTAAAATCATTCTGAGCGAAGTTGCTACTTTTTATGGATTTTTAGCCACTTCGTTAGTGCTGCTCGTGTTTCAAAGCAATTTATATCTTTTGTACCCATATTTAGTAGGCGGCATTAAAAATGGACAGAAAAAGGCAAGTGCTGCAACAACCTATGTATTTATTGTTCATACGGCTATTATTGTTGCTAGCTTGTTTGGAAGTACGGTTATTGCATGGGAAATGCCGCTTAAAGTATATCAATACTTTGCTTTAGCCGATATTGTGCTGGCTGTATGGCTCTTGAGAATAAAAGATTCATCTTTAAAAATGGAGAAAACACCAGCATACATTCAAAGTATAAATGAGCCTATCTTTTTTTATTTGCTGGCTATTTTCTTTTTTCACTTTGGGCACAATGTAATTCGCCCTTATTTTACATTGTTTACAAATGACACATATGGCGTGAGCAGTCAAGGTAGCGCTTTGTTATATGTGACGCCGAGCATTATGGCCATTGTTTTAAAGCTTACGATACCTACAAAACTATTTAATGGCAAAGTTATACCGCTTTTTTATAGTGTAACGGGTGCTAGTGTTTTACTCCTATGTTTGCAAGCATATGCTGGTCATCTCAGCATGTTTATTATAAGCCGAATTTTATATGGAGCCGGTTTTTACCTCAGTATGGTCATACTGGATATTTATTTATTTCAAAAAAGCAAGCAAGCGGCTGCTTACTATTACAGCTGGCTTATTGCTGTTCAAAATATCGCCTTGCTGATTGCACCGCTTTTAGCATTAGAAATCAGCAAAGTGAATTTGGCGTTTCCTTTAGTAGCGGGAGCAGCCGCTCTGCTAGCTGCTAATGCTGTGATGCCGCTGCGTAATAAAACAATCCCTATTCTAAGACAAGTAAAGGAGAATGAAGGATGA
- a CDS encoding lysine N(6)-hydroxylase/L-ornithine N(5)-oxygenase family protein — MEQRDILDVIGVGVGPFNLGLAALIDKTDCTYKCFEQKDEFNWHPGMLLEGTTLQVPFMADVVTMVDPKSPYTFLNYLHEHERLYQFYFFEKFHIPRNEYNHYCRWVASQLGGLEFNSTVKEVKMHEDAKPFYEVTVEKEGKLHTYYSYHLVTGVGTQPVVPRDFQSVASDTFYHSAHYKMNREQTLQAKSITVIGSGQSAAEIVYDLLQQQPQFEYKLNWYTRSKGFYPMEYSKLGLEHFSPDYTRYFYRLDEEKKESVLRNQALLYKGISFETIGDIYDLIYERTIGGKELPLTMRALTELAGVEKMNDTHLLTLHQYEQDTFEKEESEVVIMATGYHANEPAFIEGIKEHLLFDEKGQLKISESYQVEMKKKGAPLFVQNGELHTHGVGAPDLGLGAYRNAVLINQIAGKSVYKIYENTVFQKFGF; from the coding sequence ATGGAACAACGGGACATTTTAGACGTAATTGGGGTAGGAGTTGGTCCATTTAATTTAGGATTAGCGGCTTTAATTGACAAAACAGATTGTACATACAAATGTTTTGAACAAAAAGATGAGTTTAATTGGCATCCAGGAATGCTTTTGGAAGGGACAACTCTTCAAGTTCCGTTTATGGCAGATGTGGTCACAATGGTGGATCCGAAGAGTCCGTACACGTTCTTAAATTATTTGCATGAGCATGAGCGCTTGTATCAGTTTTATTTCTTTGAGAAGTTTCATATTCCGAGAAATGAATACAATCATTATTGCCGCTGGGTAGCCAGCCAGCTAGGTGGGCTTGAATTTAACAGCACAGTAAAAGAAGTGAAGATGCATGAAGACGCTAAGCCTTTCTATGAAGTAACGGTTGAAAAAGAAGGAAAGCTTCATACATATTACAGCTATCATCTTGTAACCGGAGTAGGTACACAGCCCGTAGTGCCAAGAGACTTTCAATCAGTAGCCAGCGATACGTTCTATCACTCTGCTCATTACAAAATGAACCGTGAGCAAACGCTGCAGGCTAAGAGTATTACTGTGATTGGCTCTGGTCAAAGCGCAGCTGAAATTGTCTATGACTTACTTCAACAGCAGCCTCAGTTTGAGTATAAGCTGAATTGGTATACACGCTCAAAAGGATTTTATCCAATGGAATATTCAAAGCTTGGCCTTGAACATTTTTCACCTGATTATACCCGCTATTTTTACCGATTGGATGAAGAGAAAAAAGAGAGCGTTTTACGAAATCAAGCTCTTCTATACAAAGGAATAAGTTTTGAAACGATCGGTGATATTTATGATTTGATTTATGAACGAACAATTGGCGGCAAAGAATTGCCGCTGACGATGCGTGCGCTTACGGAACTTGCAGGCGTTGAAAAGATGAACGATACACATCTTCTTACTCTTCACCAGTACGAGCAAGACACATTTGAAAAAGAAGAAAGTGAAGTTGTCATTATGGCTACGGGCTACCATGCAAACGAGCCTGCTTTTATTGAAGGTATAAAAGAACATTTGCTGTTTGATGAAAAAGGACAGCTGAAAATTAGCGAATCCTATCAAGTTGAGATGAAGAAAAAAGGCGCCCCGCTATTTGTTCAAAACGGAGAGCTTCATACGCACGGGGTTGGAGCACCAGACTTAGGTTTAGGCGCTTATCGAAATGCTGTCTTGATTAATCAAATTGCAGGTAAAAGCGTGTACAAAATATATGAAAATACTGTCTTTCAAAAGTTTGGATTTTAA
- a CDS encoding GNAT family N-acetyltransferase has protein sequence MKSALQTQYPFMIKQKEQSITFRSVSFAEDLERLYKWMHEPHVIPYWNLNISKQAYKQHLKTFLADSHQKLLIGEIDGVPMSYWESYMVEGDIISNYYPYEKGDQGIHLLIGEPAFLGKGYIYPLLLSLLKHKFNVADTTKVIAEPDVRNEKMIAVFKKCGFQFMKEVVLPDKTGVLLKCERKVFERRWSEWNNGTF, from the coding sequence ATGAAATCAGCATTACAAACGCAGTATCCATTTATGATTAAACAAAAGGAGCAGAGCATTACCTTTCGCTCTGTTTCTTTTGCAGAAGATCTCGAACGGTTGTACAAGTGGATGCATGAACCACATGTTATTCCGTATTGGAATTTGAATATTTCAAAACAGGCATATAAGCAGCATTTAAAAACATTTCTAGCTGATTCTCATCAAAAGTTGCTAATTGGAGAAATTGACGGTGTACCTATGAGCTATTGGGAATCTTATATGGTTGAAGGCGACATTATCAGTAATTATTACCCTTATGAAAAAGGAGATCAAGGAATTCATTTATTAATTGGAGAACCTGCTTTTTTAGGAAAAGGCTATATTTATCCGCTCCTTCTTAGTTTGCTAAAGCACAAGTTCAACGTGGCAGACACGACTAAAGTAATAGCAGAGCCAGATGTACGAAACGAAAAAATGATTGCAGTATTTAAAAAATGCGGGTTTCAATTTATGAAAGAAGTAGTGCTGCCTGATAAAACAGGTGTATTGCTGAAATGTGAAAGAAAAGTATTTGAAAGAAGGTGGAGCGAATGGAACAACGGGACATTTTAG
- a CDS encoding IucA/IucC family protein: MNAQLSANFITMQNIINCYIRETGKGVWQSVSGMKSEETLVLRLEKQPITLYFPVKYRSATGRHLFFPNFYYRIQQEELKELDIVTLLAFLLKEVTDHLLQVNELIVRVLLSYENMKLFIEKRQEELEACYKWDKTFLESEQSLLIGHQLHPTPKSRQGILPEEEEVFGPEVNGEFQLHYFRAHESLVVEQSAGNQTASQLIKEQLKKDKTVSEEFIQSYCQADDYSLIPMHPLQARYLLGKEEVCEWIQTGRLAYLGPHGQRFYPTSSVRTVYSKEADVMYKFSIPVKITNSLRVNKRKELSRGVEVSRLLQGGLQAELHENHPAFQVIEDPAYITLGEKELGFEVMIRSNPFQGEKGDRTTLLASLCQDHIFGKASQIGNIINHIAASENSTNEDVSKRWFNRYLDVSFHPMMWLYTQKGIALEAHQQNSVIKLDENGYPSVFYYRDNQGYYFMKSKEQELRELLPSLNGESDTVCDDAIAEERFRYYVFFNHILGLVNAFGAAGLVQESDLLLILRQEIEMYKEKDHTGLVSSILEEKVLPCKANFLTRVHDMDELVGSLETQSVYVNVENPLYESAGVRV, translated from the coding sequence GTGAACGCTCAGTTATCGGCTAATTTTATTACGATGCAAAATATTATTAATTGCTATATTCGAGAAACAGGGAAGGGAGTATGGCAGTCCGTTTCAGGAATGAAAAGCGAGGAAACGCTCGTTCTTAGGTTAGAAAAACAGCCGATAACTCTTTACTTTCCAGTAAAGTATCGTTCAGCTACCGGACGTCACTTGTTCTTTCCAAACTTTTATTATCGTATTCAGCAAGAGGAGCTCAAAGAGTTAGATATCGTCACTCTTTTGGCCTTTCTCTTAAAAGAAGTAACGGATCATTTATTACAAGTGAATGAGCTAATTGTACGTGTGCTATTAAGCTATGAAAATATGAAATTGTTCATTGAAAAAAGACAGGAAGAGTTAGAGGCGTGCTATAAATGGGACAAAACGTTCTTAGAATCTGAGCAGTCCTTGCTTATTGGACACCAGCTGCATCCAACACCTAAAAGCCGCCAAGGGATATTACCTGAAGAAGAAGAGGTGTTTGGACCTGAAGTGAACGGTGAATTTCAGCTTCATTATTTTAGAGCGCATGAATCTCTTGTTGTAGAACAGTCCGCTGGAAATCAAACCGCTTCACAGCTTATTAAAGAGCAGCTGAAAAAAGATAAGACAGTTTCTGAAGAATTCATACAGTCTTATTGCCAAGCGGACGATTATTCACTTATACCTATGCATCCGCTGCAAGCTCGCTACCTTTTAGGAAAAGAAGAAGTGTGTGAATGGATTCAAACAGGCAGGCTTGCTTACCTAGGTCCACATGGTCAGCGGTTTTATCCGACTTCGTCTGTTAGAACTGTATACAGTAAAGAGGCAGATGTGATGTACAAATTTTCTATTCCGGTGAAGATCACTAATTCACTGAGGGTGAATAAACGAAAAGAATTAAGCAGAGGTGTTGAAGTTAGCCGTTTATTACAAGGGGGATTGCAGGCGGAGCTTCACGAAAATCATCCGGCTTTTCAAGTGATTGAAGACCCTGCTTACATCACGCTTGGGGAAAAGGAACTTGGATTTGAAGTGATGATTCGAAGCAATCCTTTTCAAGGTGAGAAAGGAGATCGAACAACTTTGCTAGCAAGTTTGTGTCAAGACCATATATTTGGAAAAGCTTCTCAAATCGGAAATATTATTAATCATATTGCTGCAAGTGAAAATAGCACGAATGAAGACGTAAGCAAGCGCTGGTTTAACCGCTATTTAGATGTCTCTTTTCATCCTATGATGTGGCTATACACTCAAAAAGGAATAGCGTTAGAAGCTCATCAGCAAAATTCCGTTATTAAGCTTGATGAGAACGGATATCCATCGGTGTTTTACTACCGCGACAACCAAGGCTATTACTTTATGAAATCAAAGGAACAAGAGCTTCGCGAGCTGCTTCCTTCTTTAAACGGAGAAAGCGATACAGTATGTGATGACGCTATAGCAGAAGAAAGATTTCGTTATTACGTATTCTTTAATCATATTTTAGGATTAGTTAATGCTTTTGGTGCAGCTGGTTTGGTTCAAGAGTCAGACTTGCTATTGATTTTGCGACAAGAGATAGAGATGTACAAAGAAAAAGATCATACAGGGCTTGTTTCATCGATTTTAGAAGAGAAAGTGCTTCCTTGCAAAGCCAATTTCTTAACGCGTGTTCATGATATGGATGAGCTGGTAGGATCTCTTGAAACGCAGTCTGTTTATGTAAATGTCGAGAATCCTCTGTACGAATCTGCAGGTGTACGTGTATGA
- a CDS encoding pyridoxal phosphate-dependent decarboxylase family protein yields MAPFEKWFLSSSKESLQNYEVMLGGMTEMIKRHYRELQSPYTHINVNDLMNLVNRSVYFSEHEQPLEDLFDDVQTLVMNHSLHISHPGAMAHLHCPPIIPALAAEVMISALNQSMDSWDQSPAATYIEDQVIDELTKQIGYSSSSSGVFTSGGTQSNYMGLLLARNEYCHSAFSIDVSEEGLPFEAKKLRIFCSEKAHFTVQQSAAQLGLGMNAVVSVKCNERYEMDIENLEEAIQEVKAQGNLPLAIVATAGTTDFGSVDPLLEMSELAKEEGLWLHADAAYGGALLFSHKYRERLKALERADSITMDFHKWFYQPVSCGAFLLKNQAMFKHIQLHADYLNPEEDEYVHLVDRSIQTTKRFDALKLWLTFRAVGTNEYGKMVDHTIETAKQTAEYLQKQRNIAVLNDPYMNAVVFRYVPDVLYGDPQKQLHYENNLNQRIQQHLYEKGTFIMAKTKHKKQAYLKLTMLNPMITFDSVSTQLEEVVALGKQLEKKEERLRERSVIG; encoded by the coding sequence ATGGCGCCGTTTGAAAAATGGTTTTTATCATCATCAAAAGAAAGCCTCCAGAATTATGAAGTGATGCTAGGTGGAATGACTGAGATGATTAAACGTCACTACCGTGAATTACAATCGCCTTATACTCACATTAACGTTAATGATCTAATGAACTTAGTCAATCGTTCTGTCTATTTTAGCGAGCACGAACAGCCGCTAGAAGACTTGTTTGATGACGTACAAACGTTAGTGATGAATCATTCGCTTCATATTTCTCATCCCGGGGCAATGGCGCACTTGCATTGTCCTCCGATTATACCGGCCCTTGCTGCGGAAGTGATGATTTCTGCTTTAAATCAATCTATGGACTCATGGGATCAAAGTCCAGCAGCTACGTATATAGAAGATCAAGTAATTGATGAGTTAACAAAACAAATTGGTTATTCAAGCTCTTCTTCAGGTGTGTTCACAAGCGGAGGGACTCAGTCGAATTATATGGGACTTCTGCTTGCTCGTAATGAATATTGCCATTCTGCATTTTCAATTGATGTCAGTGAAGAAGGCTTACCCTTTGAAGCTAAAAAACTGCGAATTTTTTGTTCGGAAAAAGCCCACTTTACAGTGCAGCAATCTGCAGCTCAGCTTGGACTGGGCATGAATGCAGTGGTGAGTGTAAAGTGCAATGAGCGGTACGAGATGGATATAGAAAATTTAGAAGAAGCGATACAGGAAGTCAAGGCACAGGGAAACCTTCCTCTTGCTATTGTAGCAACGGCAGGTACGACAGATTTTGGAAGCGTAGATCCTCTTCTTGAAATGAGTGAGCTAGCTAAAGAAGAAGGACTTTGGCTTCATGCTGACGCAGCTTATGGAGGAGCGCTGCTATTTTCACATAAGTATCGTGAACGCTTAAAAGCTCTTGAACGAGCGGATTCTATTACGATGGATTTTCATAAGTGGTTTTATCAGCCGGTGAGCTGCGGGGCATTTTTGCTGAAGAATCAAGCTATGTTTAAACATATTCAGCTTCATGCCGATTATTTAAATCCTGAAGAAGATGAGTATGTTCATTTGGTAGATCGCAGTATTCAAACGACAAAACGATTTGACGCCTTAAAGCTATGGCTGACTTTCCGTGCAGTAGGTACAAATGAATATGGAAAAATGGTTGACCATACGATTGAAACTGCTAAGCAGACAGCTGAATATTTACAAAAACAAAGGAATATAGCGGTGTTAAATGACCCTTATATGAACGCCGTTGTCTTTCGCTATGTGCCGGATGTTTTATATGGTGATCCTCAAAAACAGCTGCACTATGAAAATAATTTGAATCAACGTATTCAGCAGCATTTATATGAAAAAGGTACTTTCATCATGGCAAAAACAAAGCATAAAAAACAAGCTTATTTAAAACTAACCATGTTAAACCCTATGATTACATTTGATTCTGTTTCCACTCAGTTAGAGGAAGTCGTTGCTTTAGGAAAACAGTTGGAGAAAAAGGAGGAGCGATTACGTGAACGCTCAGTTATCGGCTAA
- a CDS encoding aspartate aminotransferase family protein, giving the protein MSTSTSTKQLTSNEMLLAMQNERESNARSYPRRLPIAIKQAKGAVITDMDGKEYIDCLAGAGTLALGHNHHVVHEAIQDVLAKSIPLHTLDLTTPVKEAFIDEVFASLPEKFANKAKIQFCGPTGGDAIEAALKLVKTATGNRTILSFQGGYHGSTHGTLSISGTTSPKKHIHALVPDTHFLPYPYEYRCPFGVGAEGHTYISTYIENMLDDPESGIVTPAGVVVEIVQGEGGSVPAPIPWLKELRRITKERNIPLIVDEVQTGIGRTGKLYAFEHAEIEPDVLVLSKAIGGSLPLSVVLYDKRLDQWEAGAHIGTFRGNQLAMATGQATLQFIKQENLPAHAHELGAYIQSQLKHIQKQVSSIGDVRGRGLMLGVEIVDATKSANKIGSYPANGELAKLIQRECFDRGVILEVGGRHGAVIRLLPPLILTKQQTDEVLTRFDEAIKAVEKKWVNK; this is encoded by the coding sequence ATGTCAACGTCAACGTCAACGAAACAACTTACATCAAACGAAATGCTGCTTGCTATGCAAAATGAACGAGAATCCAATGCAAGGTCTTACCCTAGACGCCTTCCTATTGCGATTAAGCAAGCAAAAGGCGCTGTGATTACGGATATGGATGGAAAAGAGTATATTGATTGTTTAGCAGGAGCCGGCACACTTGCTCTTGGCCATAACCATCACGTAGTTCATGAAGCAATTCAAGACGTTTTAGCGAAATCTATTCCTTTACATACATTAGATTTAACAACGCCTGTCAAAGAAGCTTTTATCGATGAAGTATTTGCTAGTTTACCAGAAAAATTTGCGAACAAAGCGAAAATACAGTTTTGCGGTCCAACTGGAGGAGACGCGATTGAAGCGGCTTTAAAGCTTGTGAAAACAGCAACAGGTAACCGAACGATTCTATCTTTTCAAGGGGGATATCACGGCTCAACGCATGGGACGTTAAGCATCAGCGGTACAACGAGTCCCAAAAAACACATTCATGCGTTAGTGCCGGACACACATTTTTTACCTTACCCATATGAATATCGCTGCCCGTTTGGCGTAGGTGCTGAAGGTCACACATACATTAGTACATATATTGAAAATATGCTGGATGATCCTGAAAGTGGAATTGTTACTCCAGCGGGTGTTGTAGTAGAAATCGTACAAGGAGAAGGGGGCTCTGTTCCAGCGCCGATTCCATGGTTAAAAGAGCTCCGCAGAATTACAAAAGAACGAAACATTCCGCTTATTGTAGATGAAGTTCAAACTGGAATTGGACGAACAGGAAAGCTGTATGCATTCGAGCACGCTGAGATCGAACCAGATGTATTAGTGCTGTCCAAAGCAATTGGAGGCAGCCTTCCTTTATCAGTCGTTCTGTATGATAAAAGGCTCGATCAATGGGAAGCGGGTGCACATATCGGTACATTTAGAGGGAATCAGCTTGCGATGGCTACAGGACAAGCCACTCTGCAATTTATAAAACAAGAAAACTTACCTGCACATGCCCATGAATTAGGAGCTTATATTCAAAGTCAGCTAAAACATATTCAAAAGCAAGTATCTTCGATTGGAGATGTACGGGGAAGAGGTTTGATGCTCGGTGTTGAAATCGTAGACGCAACAAAGTCAGCTAATAAAATCGGCAGTTATCCTGCAAACGGTGAGTTAGCTAAACTGATTCAAAGAGAATGTTTCGACAGAGGCGTCATTTTAGAAGTGGGTGGAAGACATGGTGCTGTTATTCGTCTGCTTCCTCCATTAATTTTAACGAAACAACAAACGGATGAAGTGTTAACAAGATTTGATGAAGCGATAAAAGCAGTAGAAAAGAAGTGGGTGAATAAATAG
- a CDS encoding copper homeostasis protein CutC has product MILEVTAATLHDAKVAQEHGADRISLVTGISEGGLTPSYGLMKKVKETIHIPIFVMIRPHNQSFQYDEDDLQTMIEDIHYAREIGIDGIEIGCLTEEKIIDEQALKRLLDAAGEMNVTFHLAFDEISDQEKALETLLSYKQIQRVMTSGADKSALNGIPHIKKLLRRMKDKDIILIGTKGLKPENLQAFLSVTPVTEIRIGSGVRVNCQYTKPLDPRSVKAAKETMNKQK; this is encoded by the coding sequence ATGATATTAGAAGTTACAGCTGCAACCTTACATGATGCTAAAGTTGCCCAGGAACATGGTGCCGATCGTATAAGCCTTGTAACTGGGATCAGTGAAGGCGGCTTAACCCCCAGCTATGGTTTGATGAAAAAAGTAAAAGAAACGATACATATTCCAATATTTGTGATGATCCGCCCACATAATCAATCTTTTCAATATGACGAAGATGATTTGCAAACAATGATTGAAGATATTCACTATGCAAGAGAAATTGGCATTGATGGAATTGAAATTGGCTGTTTAACAGAAGAAAAAATCATCGATGAGCAAGCTTTAAAGCGACTGCTGGATGCGGCAGGAGAAATGAATGTAACATTTCATTTAGCATTTGATGAAATTAGTGATCAAGAAAAGGCGCTTGAAACGCTTTTAAGCTATAAGCAAATTCAGCGTGTCATGACTTCAGGAGCGGATAAAAGTGCGCTAAACGGTATTCCTCATATTAAAAAACTGTTAAGAAGAATGAAAGATAAAGATATTATTTTAATCGGGACAAAAGGGCTTAAGCCTGAAAATCTTCAAGCGTTTTTATCAGTTACTCCCGTGACAGAAATTCGTATTGGTTCAGGGGTTCGAGTGAATTGTCAATATACAAAGCCGCTTGACCCAAGGAGTGTAAAAGCTGCAAAAGAAACGATGAATAAGCAAAAGTAA